The Halanaerobiales bacterium genome contains the following window.
AATAAGATTGAAGCAAACCAGACCGGTACAATAGGGACTATAACTATTAATCCATTTAATGATTGCCCACTTGATTGCAGGTCTTTACTACTGGCCCCAGCAATAGCATTTAACCCAGATATCATAGCAAATCCAAGTAAGAAATAGACAAACATATAGGCATTTTTAATACTGAAAAGAATATTCAATGGTAGATCAAAAAATCTATTTGCTACCAGTGAACCTGCTGCTCCCCAGACAATCACCTGACAAATCCCGAGAAATCCATAACCTAGTACTTTTCCATACATAAGATTTTTTGGAGTAAGTGATGAAAAAAGAATTTCTACAAGTTTATCACTTTTTTCTTTATTTATACTTTGCATTAGAGCACTTCCAGAAAACATTGAAGAAAAAGCCATCAACATAGCCAGACCTAATGGTAAGAAAATAGCAGCTATTCCTGTATCATCTTTTTGCAAAGATTGAGTTTGAAAATTTACATTTTGAGTTAATCGTAATATTTGGTCAGCTGAATAACCATTTTCACTTAAGCGTTTTTCAATAACAATATTACTTAAAATATTAGAAATTACATTACCATCTAATCCTCTTAATTCTTTATAATAAACTGTTGCTTGATTATTATTTACTATATTAGAAGGTATTAGAACAATACTATCATAATTATTAACTTCTAATATATTTCTGAGTTCATCTTTATTAGTAGTGGCTTTTATTTTTTCTAAAGTAATGTCTTCATTAGTAAAATTTTGATTTAATTCTTCATAAATATAATCGGTTTGATCAATTAAACCTATTTTAAGACCGGACTGAGAACTGCTTCCTCCAATATAACCTGCCCCTCCTGCTATAACTAAAATTAAAAGTGGAAATATAAAAGTCATAAATAAAAAAGTTTTATTACGTATATTTTTCTTTATTTCCCATTTAGCTACTTTAAATGTATTATTCATTTGCTACCCCTCCTTTGATGGAATTAATAAATATGTCATGAAGAGAAGGGCTTGTAATTGAAAGTTCTTTTATATCAATGTTATTACTTAGATCATCTAAAAAAGAATTTAAATTTTCAGGATTATTTATATAAAAGCTGGCTTTATTTGATTTAGCAGTATAATTACTTATATTGATATTTCCTTTCAAGAAGTTATCATTACCACTATAAGTCATCTCAACTTTTTTTTCTTCATAATTATCTTTTATTTCATTTAAATTTCCATATAAAACTTTTTTTCCTTTATTTATAAGAAAGATTCTATCACAGAGTTCTTCAACCATGTTCATTCGATGAGAAGAAAGTAAAATACTCATCCCATCTGCAACTAATTCTTCTAAAATTGATTTAAATAAATCCTGATTTACTGGATCCAAGCCAGAAAAAAGTTCATCTACAATTAATAATTCTGGATTGTGAATTATTGATATTATAAATTGCACCTTTTGTTGCATACCTTTTGAAAGTTCATCTATTTTGTTGTTTGCATAATCATCTAATTCAAGTTTTTCAAGCCAGTATTCAGCTTTCTTTTTACTTTTTTCTGGGGGTATATTATTTAAATCAGCGAAATAAACAATAGTTTCTAAAACTTTTGTATCTTTATAAATTCCTCTCTCTTCAGGCAGATAACCCATTTTACTTTTATCATCTATAGAAAAATTACTAAAAGAAATTTTTCCTCCATCTGGGGCAATAATATTTAAAATCATTCTAATAATGGTAGTTTTACCTGCTCCATTTGGCCCCAATAATCCTAGAATTTCACCATCATATAGATCAAAAGACACATTATCAACAGCTTTTTGAGCTGCATAATTTTTTGTTATATTACCTACTTCTAAAACTTTTTCCATTAATTAATTAACCTCCTAATTTTTATTTAAATTTGTTATTTTAATAACAATAACTATATAATAATTTCTGCAAATGAATTATAATTCCTTCTTTTTATGAATATTAATTGTTTTTCTTAAGATATATTATCATTTACTAGAAAATTAAATAATATTTTAAGAAAAAATTAATAAATTTAAAAGGATTTTTAGGATTATTCTTGTATTAATAAATATAAGAGTAATATTTTTTAAAAAAGAATAGGAGGAATAAGATGAAAGATAAATTAAAAGGTATATTTGATACTGAGAAATTAGATTATGGTGATTTACGGCATGAAAAAAATAATGAAACTGAAATCAGCATTGAAGGAAAAGAAATAAAAAATATTAAAAACTCATATAGAGAAGGAGGGCATATTAGAGTATATAATAATGGAAGTAAAGCTGTTGGTTCATTTAGTGAATTAGATGAAGCTTTTAAAAGTAGAGATAATCTAATAAATATTAGCAAAAGAGGATCTGAATTTCAAAAAGAAAGTATTAGATTAAAAAATGCAGAAGTAATAAAAGATAAAGTTTTTACTGAAGTTAATAATGATCCAAGAGATTATTCTCTAGAAGAAAAAAAAGATTTAGTTCAAAAATATAATGAACTTGCTTTAAAACAAAAACATGTTGTTAATACCAGATTTCATTATAGACAATTTTATTCCAAAAGATATTTTATTAATTCTGAAGGTAGTGAAATTGAATATGATTTATTAGGAAGTTATATTACCGGTCAGATATTTGCTAAAAAGGATGGTGTGGTACAAACAAAAAGAGTATCTTTTGGAGCTTATCCTGAATTTTCTAATTTAGTAGATAGAGAAGATGATCTTTTAGGTGAAATAGATATTTTACAGCAGCTTTTAGATGCTGATCCTATCAAAGCAGGTACTTATCCAATTATTATTAATCCAAAATTGGCTGCTGTTTTTATACACGAGGCTTTTGGGCATCTTTCTGAAGCAGATATAATAAAAAATAATCCTGCTTTTAGAGAGAAACTACAATATGGAACCAAGATGGGAAATGAAATTTTAACTGTAGTTGATGATCCAGGTTTAGAAGGAACACCGGGTCATTATAAATATGATGATGAGGGACAAAAAGGAAGACGTACAGAATTGATAAAAGATGGAATATTAAATGGAAGATTGCATTCTCGGGAAACTGCTGCCAGTTTTTCAGAAGAACTTTCTGGAAATATGAGAGCTGTTGATTGTCAATATACACCAATTATAAGAATGTCTAATATTTTTATTGAAAATGGAGAATCAACTAAAAAAGAATTATTTGAGTCAATAGAAAATGGATATTATCTCCTAAATGGTAAAGGTGGCCAGACCTCAGGTGATCAGTTTACATTTGGAGCTGAATATGGTTACAGAATAGAAAATGGTTGTAAAAAAGAAATGGTTAGAGATATAAATATTAGTGGAGAATTATTTTCTACTCTCCAAAATATTTCGATGATTGCTGATGACCTCTATTTTAATGAATTAGGTGGTTGTGGTAAAGGAAATCCAATGCAGCTTAATATGTTTTCTGGTACTGGGGCTCCCCATATTAAACTGGATAAAGCTAATGTAGGAGGGAAATAAAGATGAAATCAATTAAAAATTTAAAAAATAGATTTGAACAAAAAGAGTATTTAAAAAAGAAAATTGATAAGCTGAAAATAAATATTGAAAATTGGGATCTCCAGGACATAACTCAGGAAAATTTAACAGCCAGTTCTTTACGTGTAATTAAAGATGGCAAATTAGGTTCTAATACAACCCTGGGAGAATCAGTCAAAGTTAAGAAAAATTTAATAGATGGAGCAGAAGAATCTGCTGATTATGGAGAAGAAACAGATCTTGTATTTAGTAAGGAAAGTATGGATAAACTTGACCCTGCAGTTCGTGAAAATTATGAAAAAGCAGATGCCGAAAAGATTTTTGCATTCATTACTGAAGTTAGTGATTATATTAAAAATAAAAATGAAGATATAGTATTAAATCTTAATTTAAATAAAAGATATGAAAAAATAAAGATTGATACAGATAACAAAGGAGACCTAAAAGAAGAATTAGTTAATTTTCATTTTGATTTTGGGGCTCCTATTCCTGGTGGAGGCTCAACTCTTTATAGATCTTTTAATCAGGAAAAAATGTTTGACGAAATTCCTAAAGCTGAAATAGATGAATTTTTAGCTGAATATGAAAATACTTATGAAATATCCACACCAGAAACTGCCAAAATGGATGTGCTTTTTTCACCAAGATCTCTTTACTTCTTTTTTATTAGTCTACAGGCAGGGATAAGTGGTAGAACAATTTTTCAGGGGACTTCACCTTTAATGAACAAATTAGATAAAAAGATATTCTCAGATAAAATAAATGTTAATGATAAACCACAAATGAAAAATGCTGCTGGTAGAAGGTCTTTTGATGATGAGGGTATACCTACATCTCAAAAAGAAATAATAAATAAAGGTTTGTTAAAAAACTATATTTTTGACTTAGAATATGCTAATAAAATGGGAGAAAAACCTACCGGTAATGGTTTGAAAAGAACTTTATTTGGAGAAGGAATAAACACTCCAGTTTCACCTAATTTTGTAAATCCTGTGTTAGAACCTGGGGATAAAAGCAAAAAAGATTTGCTAAATTCAATGGATGAAGGAATTTTAGTTGAAAGTGTAATAGGATTTCATTCTTCAAATTATGAACAGGGTCATTTTTCAGTTCAGGCTCAGGGTTTTCATGTTAAAAATGGTAAATTACAGGGAAGATTACAGGATGTTATGATTGCTGGAAATATTTATGAAGATTTTGAGGAAATAAAAGGTGTTGGAGATGAGATTTATCCTAATATGAAAGGCTATGCACCTTATTTATTGGTTAACAATGTTTCTGTAACAGGAAAATAATATAATCATTAAAAGAGGCCACAGTAAAGTGGCCTCTTTTAAAATAAGTAGATTAATTAGTTTATTTGTTTTTATAATTCATCATTTAAATATTTATCAATACCTACTGCTGCATCATGGCCTGTAGCAATAGCATTTATCACATCTGGACCCTGAGCAATATCTCCACCGACAAATAACCAGTCAACAGATGTTTGACTATGTTCATTGATTTTTATTCTTGGTCCTTCATATTCTACATCTACAACATCATCTATATAACTGTTGTCTCCAGCCTGACCGATTGCTTCAATAACCATATCACATTCTAAGTTTTGAATATCATTGTCATCAAAAGTAGGATTAAAATTCATTTCTTCATCAAAAACTGATACACAACAATTAGTACAGACATGAGCAATAGACCCATCTTCATTAACTTCAATTTCTTTAGGTCCTCTTCCTGGTTCAAAGACAACTCCTTCTTCTCTTGCTTCTTCAACTTCTTCCTCATCTGCAGGTAAAACATCTTCAGTTTCAAGGGAAGTAACAGTTACATCGACTTTTCCATAACGCTGTTTTTGGATTCTGGCCATTGAACGGGCTATATCCATAGCAACATTACCTCCACCAATGACTACAATGCTTTCAGTAGTGGGAACTTCCTTTCCTCTTGCCAAATCTGCAAGGAGATCTACTGCCTGATAAACATTATTATTTTCCGTTCCAGGAACTCTGGTACTTCGACCATTATGAAGACCTGTTGCTGCAAATACTGAATCATATTTTTGATGTAATTCATCAAGAGTGATATCTTCACCAACTCTGGTATTGAATATGAATTCTACTCCCAGACTTTTTATATAGTTAATATCCTTATCGAGAGCATCATAGGGTAGACGATATTCCGGAATACCATATCTCATCATACCTCCTGCCTTTTCTTTGTCTTCATAAACTGTAATTTGATATCCCATAACACTTAAATAATGGGCAGCAGAGAGACCAGCTGGACCGGCACCGACTATTGCAATTTCTTTATCATTTTGTTCAATTTTTTCAGTTCCAAGTACCTTTTTATAATCTGCAGAATCTACGTTATCTACTGCATAGCGTTTTAACCAGCGAATGGAGATTGCTTCCCCTCTATGAGTTAAAGCACAAACTCCTTCACATTTATGAGTACAAACTCGTCCACAAACTTCTGGAAGTGGATTATCTTCATAAATTTGTTGTAAAGATTCGTCTAAATCTTCATCGAATATACCTCTAATATACTGAGGAATATTCATATTAGCTGGACAGGTATCTGTACATATTTCACATTCAACACAACGAGAAGCTTCTTTTTCAGCTTTTTCTTTTGAAAAACCTTCTACGATTTCAACAAAAGAGTCAACTCTTTCTTCTGGTTCAAGCATTTCCATATTTACTCTTTCTAAATCTAAAAGATCAGAATTATCATCTCTTAAATAACCTAAAGGAGCTTCTACTTCATTAATATCATTTTCTTCATCTGGTTGAATAATAAAGTTATCTGGATCTATATCTTGATAACTATAATCACGACTCATTTCAAGAGAACCAGTAGTGCAGGCATCCACACAAAGACCACACCAGCAGCATCTTCCATAATCAATCTGGGGTTTTTCATTTTTTTCACCTTCAACTTTTGGTTTATCTAATAATTCAACCATATTGATTGCATCATTTACACAGACATCCTGACAGGTTCCACAACCAATACATTCTTCTAAATCATTTATATGAAAACCTCTATATCTTTTAGCAGCATCTTTAGTTTCAGCAGGGTATCTAACTGTTTCAGGTTTTTTAACTAAGTTTTTAAAAGCTGTACCTGGTGAAAAGATGCTTTTTTTATCT
Protein-coding sequences here:
- a CDS encoding FAD-dependent oxidoreductase, giving the protein MSKDKKSIFSPGTAFKNLVKKPETVRYPAETKDAAKRYRGFHINDLEECIGCGTCQDVCVNDAINMVELLDKPKVEGEKNEKPQIDYGRCCWCGLCVDACTTGSLEMSRDYSYQDIDPDNFIIQPDEENDINEVEAPLGYLRDDNSDLLDLERVNMEMLEPEERVDSFVEIVEGFSKEKAEKEASRCVECEICTDTCPANMNIPQYIRGIFDEDLDESLQQIYEDNPLPEVCGRVCTHKCEGVCALTHRGEAISIRWLKRYAVDNVDSADYKKVLGTEKIEQNDKEIAIVGAGPAGLSAAHYLSVMGYQITVYEDKEKAGGMMRYGIPEYRLPYDALDKDINYIKSLGVEFIFNTRVGEDITLDELHQKYDSVFAATGLHNGRSTRVPGTENNNVYQAVDLLADLARGKEVPTTESIVVIGGGNVAMDIARSMARIQKQRYGKVDVTVTSLETEDVLPADEEEVEEAREEGVVFEPGRGPKEIEVNEDGSIAHVCTNCCVSVFDEEMNFNPTFDDNDIQNLECDMVIEAIGQAGDNSYIDDVVDVEYEGPRIKINEHSQTSVDWLFVGGDIAQGPDVINAIATGHDAAVGIDKYLNDEL
- a CDS encoding ATP-binding cassette domain-containing protein; the protein is MEKVLEVGNITKNYAAQKAVDNVSFDLYDGEILGLLGPNGAGKTTIIRMILNIIAPDGGKISFSNFSIDDKSKMGYLPEERGIYKDTKVLETIVYFADLNNIPPEKSKKKAEYWLEKLELDDYANNKIDELSKGMQQKVQFIISIIHNPELLIVDELFSGLDPVNQDLFKSILEELVADGMSILLSSHRMNMVEELCDRIFLINKGKKVLYGNLNEIKDNYEEKKVEMTYSGNDNFLKGNINISNYTAKSNKASFYINNPENLNSFLDDLSNNIDIKELSITSPSLHDIFINSIKGGVANE
- a CDS encoding metallopeptidase TldD-related protein, whose protein sequence is MKSIKNLKNRFEQKEYLKKKIDKLKINIENWDLQDITQENLTASSLRVIKDGKLGSNTTLGESVKVKKNLIDGAEESADYGEETDLVFSKESMDKLDPAVRENYEKADAEKIFAFITEVSDYIKNKNEDIVLNLNLNKRYEKIKIDTDNKGDLKEELVNFHFDFGAPIPGGGSTLYRSFNQEKMFDEIPKAEIDEFLAEYENTYEISTPETAKMDVLFSPRSLYFFFISLQAGISGRTIFQGTSPLMNKLDKKIFSDKINVNDKPQMKNAAGRRSFDDEGIPTSQKEIINKGLLKNYIFDLEYANKMGEKPTGNGLKRTLFGEGINTPVSPNFVNPVLEPGDKSKKDLLNSMDEGILVESVIGFHSSNYEQGHFSVQAQGFHVKNGKLQGRLQDVMIAGNIYEDFEEIKGVGDEIYPNMKGYAPYLLVNNVSVTGK
- a CDS encoding ABC transporter permease is translated as MNNTFKVAKWEIKKNIRNKTFLFMTFIFPLLILVIAGGAGYIGGSSSQSGLKIGLIDQTDYIYEELNQNFTNEDITLEKIKATTNKDELRNILEVNNYDSIVLIPSNIVNNNQATVYYKELRGLDGNVISNILSNIVIEKRLSENGYSADQILRLTQNVNFQTQSLQKDDTGIAAIFLPLGLAMLMAFSSMFSGSALMQSINKEKSDKLVEILFSSLTPKNLMYGKVLGYGFLGICQVIVWGAAGSLVANRFFDLPLNILFSIKNAYMFVYFLLGFAMISGLNAIAGASSKDLQSSGQSLNGLIVIVPIVPVWFASILLQNPSGTISRILSYIPVFTPTTMLLRMGVSTPPIWEIALTTTILALSAFFFIRLASKIFRVGMLMYGKDMSLKEIIKWSKA
- a CDS encoding TldD/PmbA family protein, which produces MKDKLKGIFDTEKLDYGDLRHEKNNETEISIEGKEIKNIKNSYREGGHIRVYNNGSKAVGSFSELDEAFKSRDNLINISKRGSEFQKESIRLKNAEVIKDKVFTEVNNDPRDYSLEEKKDLVQKYNELALKQKHVVNTRFHYRQFYSKRYFINSEGSEIEYDLLGSYITGQIFAKKDGVVQTKRVSFGAYPEFSNLVDREDDLLGEIDILQQLLDADPIKAGTYPIIINPKLAAVFIHEAFGHLSEADIIKNNPAFREKLQYGTKMGNEILTVVDDPGLEGTPGHYKYDDEGQKGRRTELIKDGILNGRLHSRETAASFSEELSGNMRAVDCQYTPIIRMSNIFIENGESTKKELFESIENGYYLLNGKGGQTSGDQFTFGAEYGYRIENGCKKEMVRDINISGELFSTLQNISMIADDLYFNELGGCGKGNPMQLNMFSGTGAPHIKLDKANVGGK